The genomic window taatagtttttataaacaATAAGAGTCCTAAGGTAAGAACAGCGCgaagtaattacttttagtaaaagtaagaaaaataatataaatatagtaaacTTACTGCCACTTCTAATAAAATAGCAAAGAATATAGTTTTTAACTCATGCCAGCATCAAAGACCAATGCCAAAAACATCGCAACCTATAAATTGTTATTATGTTAATATTTAAACGCCGAGTCCTTCACACTATTCCTTGGTCTTGCGTGATATTACATCTAAGTAGTTGTTAAACTACATTTCCCAGAAATGTTCGTTAAGCCACTCTCAGACAACGTCGTTTCCGTTTGGTTAGCCTCATCGCAGAGAAATTACTTGCTCTGATGTTGCACGGAGCGTTTCTGCTTCACCATGCATCAAGCCGTGAATGTAGCACTCTCCCACAAGGGAAAAGGAGCCCCCAAAGGCTTCCTCTTTCCTAAGCAGAAATGGCACCACGCCGCCGTCGATGACAAACACGATATCCGCTTTTCGGGCTGTAGGCGGAGCAATGCCGACGTCGTGTCGTTTGGTGACCACAAACTTCCAACCAGTCAAGTTCCCTTGGAGGGCGAGATAGTAGTCTTGACTCTTCTCCCAAAGAGATCCCCTGGGATCGTCGACGTGGCGCGGGCCATTGCCAGACAATTCTTGTGTCTTGGTTCCTGCGTTGCCTGCCTCGGTATCGCCTCTGTCCATGATCAGGTGCTTTCGCAATGCCGAGTACGACTCCTTCATAGAGTGGCCATCATGTCTGCAGCGCCATGCCCCGGCGATGGGAACTTCCCATTTGAGGTCTCCCTCGAGATgggaagatgaagagtcaATCATCCTGTCGATCTCATCCATGTACAAACCCAGCTCATCCACGACATTTGAAGTCTTGCTGATTATCTCTATTTCGTCGACCCTGATGCCGTACAGCCGTAGTTCCAAATCGCTCATCGATCTTGCATCAAGGCGAGGTTTGGAACGTCTCGACGACGCACAAGGCATGCCCCATGCCTCCAGTGTGCGCAGACTGCTCGGTTTTGTAAGCGTCCAATCCGGAATCCAGGATGGGAAATAGTCCGTCTTGCGTGAATCAATTCCCGCTCGGTGGAGAAGCTCCAAGACTTTCCCTTGCTCGATAAAGGCCCAAGCGTATTTACGGACGATGACATCAAAGCTGAGACGGTAGTCAACAACAAAGTCCTTGTTGTTGCCGTCTATTGCCAAACCGAGAAGACAAAAGAAGCGGTCGTGGTCGATGGACGACTTGGAGTCTCGGAACTCCtcgagaagatcaagtaGCGGACGGCGCTCGTGCTTGGCTTCGCGCTCGCGAAGCATCGCCAGAGTTGAGAACCGGATGAATTTGCCTTGAGCCTTGCCAAGGGCCTGTTTAAGGGAGGCCCGGGACTCGCGTGTGATGATTTTGATCACGGCAAGGAGGTCGTTCCAGTCTATCATCCACTTCCCGCAGATAACCCTAACACTGGTAGCGACAAGTAGTTCCTGGATGATCCATGCTCTCTCGAACCAAGGTCTCTCGAAAAGGACACCGATGTCGATCCAGATTGGATCATCCGGTGGTGGTATGCTTGCCTTCCCCCAGGCCTTAGGTATCTTTGCAAGATCCTTGGGCCATTCCTCGCCTAGCGTGGCTAGAGTGTCATGGACGCGAATCTGCATCAGCGCTTCCATGGCGCTATCGCCTTTGCTATCGCTTCCAAGACATACCAAGACGCATGTCGCACGTTGAAAGACTTGTGGTAGTAGCCGAATCTGCTCAGACTTCTCAGTTTCATTGCTCTGGTTGATACAAACGCCATCAGCCCAGAGAAGTACTGGCTGCTTCTCGTGCCTAAGGCAGCGCAGCGTAGCGTGAAGAGAGGCGCTCAGTTTGATGGTACCCTCAGGAGTCCATAGTGAATGCGACAATTCACTGCTGCCCCATGTATACGAAATTGCTTGAAAGCTGTTTGCGACAAGAAGTGGGCAGCGGTAAACAACAGCTCGTAGTTGGGAGTCTTCCTGACCTGGGTGGAGCATGAGGAGTCTGATGTCGCCCTTGTTTAGCGGTTTGTACGAAATTTCGGGACCGGCACCGGCGTCATTGCTCGGGAAACCAACAGAGAGAGGGacaatggatggattgaGAGTAGAATTCGGTGATTGTTGAGACATCGTGGGTGGACAACTGTCAATACACGGGGGAATGTGGCTGGCCGCGCCTGGGGACCTGTGACCGGATGCTGACCACGGGTGGGAGTCATTGGTCGATCCGCCATGGTTTCCTCCAAAACTGGATTGTCCTGGAACTCCTAGAAAGTGGTGGTGCTGGGGTTGATACTGAGGCCCGGGCAGTGTCGGATGTGCAGGATGGACCATCGGCATTTGCTGATAAGAGATGCTGGCTTGCCATGGATCTAACCACTGGCCGTTTTCCTGCTTCGAAAATGGATGGCCTTGCCCCTTCCAAGCCTGTTGCGGTGGCCAGTCGTAGGCTGGTATCGGTTGATGTGGCAACTGCGGGCGAAAACTTGAATGTGGAGGCATATAGGGACCCTCGCTGCCCATCGGATTAAGAGGTGTGTTGCAGGAACTGGTCCAGAATGATTGTCTTGATGAGTCTCCGTACTGGTCCAAGCTTTGAGAAGTCGCAAGTGATGGCAATGGTGATAGTGACGACTGGATTGGAGGCTGCTGATTATCGGGGCATGATGAATCGAAATTGCCATCCGGGCTTGTATCGAGGATAGTAGCCGCAAAAGTCCAGTTGCCGTGTAGAGCAAACTTCTCTGAGGAGAACAGGCGCTACGAGTCGACAAACAGATCAAGAGAAGGACTGTTGAATACGTTTGAGACGCGAACTAGGACGTGAATATCCTTGAGTTTCCAACTAGCCTTTTGTTGCCTATCTGCCCGAAAAGCGCGCATCTGTGAGTGGTAGCCAAGTCGTCAGTATACCTCTCTGACGGCATCAACAGCACTCACTCTCTCAAACTGTTGGCTTGTCCAGGAAAAGTCTGATTTTGGCCCCCCTGATGAAACGGCCATGTCAAGATGATACGTTGGATCACTAGCTGCCCAGGCCCAGTCGCTTGCTTCCTTGAAACCGCGCTGAGCTAGAACATCTGAGAACTTACGGCTCGCCTCACGGTCGGCGATGGTGAACGTGGCATAGGACGCAACTGAGTGAGGGAATCTGCGGTAGCCAGCTTTGTAGCGCTGAGGGCTGGTCCAATGGTCGTCTGGCTTGTATAAATTGCCCAATTCGTGCTGTAGAAACCTTGATGTCTAGGTGTTCCCCCCATATTGTTAGATCAAACTGTAACGAGTACATGGCTCCATACTTAATCGGCACTCACCAGGACCTCTGCTGCGTATTGGCCATGAGCTGGTTCCGTCCGGAGCACCGTTCGGTAATCTGTGCCCGGATCAGAAGAGGTGTTGCGAACAAAATTCTTTCCGACCATTTGAAACACTGTAGCGGGAGCCGTCGATCATGTTCGTCAATTTCGTCTGAAAACTTCTCTGGAATATGTTTGAATTTCGACTCGAACTTGTCTTTGGAGTCGTCTTCcgcctcatcctccccgTCAGTTGCCCTCACATCTAGGAATTCGTCGCGGTAGAGTGCAGAAAACTCATCCGAATCTGAATAAGTGTGATTAGCAGACAGTAGTCATGTCGAACCCAAGGCCATTTATACCTCCTTGAGGGGAGTCAAGGACATGGATCCCTTCCCTTGTGAAAGTGCTCGATAATCGTTGTGGGTTGTCCTCGCCCAGGGTGAAGTGAACCAAGTTACGGTGAGCTGGATTGACGATGCCGTACCGATCACTTATCTTGTTTCCTAGCTCGGGAGGAGGTATAGTCGCCGAAATGTTCTCCCTTGTGTCATGAACACCTGTAACCTGCCGTTCCGCTCCGAGAGGGAAACCTCACCTGGACCGTCAGCACCCGAGAACGAGCGACCCCCGTAGTTGAATGTGTATTTCTGCACAATTTTAGCGGCAATGTTGACTTCAACGCGGAAAAACTCCCCGACAAgatcatctcggccttgtcgcTGTTTCGGTATCAACCTATTCACCGGCACATCGATCAGCACAAGAGGCCAATCGGAATAGATCGGGGCTATTTATAAAGCAGaggttttaa from Fusarium falciforme chromosome 2, complete sequence includes these protein-coding regions:
- a CDS encoding HET domain-containing protein, whose amino-acid sequence is MSQQSPNSTLNPSIVPLSVGFPSNDAGAGPEISYKPLNKGDIRLLMLHPGQEDSQLRAVVYRCPLLVANSFQAISYTWGSSELSHSLWTPEGTIKLSASLHATLRCLRHEKQPVLLWADGVCINQSNETEKSEQIRLLPQVFQRATCVLVCLGSDSKGDSAMEALMQIRVHDTLATLGEEWPKDLAKIPKAWGKASIPPPDDPIWIDIGVLFERPWFERAWIIQELLVATSVRVICGKWMIDWNDLLAVIKIITRESRASLKQALGKAQGKFIRFSTLAMLREREAKHERRPLLDLLEEFRDSKSSIDHDRFFCLLGLAIDGNNKDFVVDYRLSFDVIVRKYAWAFIEQGKVLELLHRAGIDSRKTDYFPSWIPDWTLTKPSSLRTLEAWGMPCASSRRSKPRLDARSMSDLELRLYGIRVDEIEIISKTSNVVDELGLYMDEIDRMIDSSSSHLEGDLKWEVPIAGAWRCRHDGHSMKESYSALRKHLIMDRGDTEAGNAGTKTQELSGNGPRHVDDPRGSLWEKSQDYYLALQGNLTGWKFVVTKRHDVGIAPPTARKADIVFVIDGGVVPFLLRKEEAFGGSFSLVGECYIHGLMHGEAETLRATSEQVISLR